A genomic stretch from Sporocytophaga myxococcoides DSM 11118 includes:
- a CDS encoding SDR family NAD(P)-dependent oxidoreductase, with translation MKRGELKNILDIPTESFLELCENHFPEKKLFIFEKGNVAADFLTGKMLAHKATILGNILQMKLASQEKALVIMPQGLEYIYSLLACFYANVVAVPIPVSDVLRADEVIDKVTSILKDSQAKCIITDANSQEFLKGQAEFNSIEILNAHDLAPIDAADCQERSQLPSDTAILLYTSGSTSKPKGVMISHYNLKVRALVSANQWQMNHESCIVTWLPQYHSFAQDLNIFSPLLKGATSVIQTPGNFVKNPQDWLMAISRYKASHTGAPNFAFDYCCNSIDGNTLKGISLESLQFILSGGEPIHTQSCENFYNKFQSLGLKKNVFAPIYGLSEMGTVVTKTPGKPMQIISLDAASLQHGRVKISDFKDKAKSFTSCGEIGTEVEIQIVHPENHIPCSIEEVGEIWIKSPAIGQGYFNRKKETEDTFGASLKGNPNEKFLRTGDLGFIKNRQLYIVGREKEVIIIHGKNYHPVDIEWTIKINLPYLILPIAVFSCEIDQEERVIVVQEIESEQSEADYKRIAKEILSAVSHSHQLKVYDIALLRKGGIPRTGSGKIRRKECCNDYVNQHLDLLYKYRKQNAETSIGAQEKASPANKDFLETLKKEVFAKVLHNDIDRLDEAKSFNELGLNSIQYIQVAKRIEEFFNIEFNPVMLYEYKDFTALSDYIFIQKRDLQDPYTPQINTEENTENDPLNNGDNEIAIIGISCHFPGDATDVDSFWNNLMQQKDCISPISNRPSIIKDYEKSRGNGENSLPKWGGFIKDVDAFDAPFFHISTLEAESMDPQQRKVLELTWSVIEDGGYNPRQMSDKQIGLFVGVHTNDYAELVSRQPGLMETYGAFLDSGLHISMIANRVSRLLDFHGPSEVINTACSSSLVAVHHAVEAISKGECNLAIAGGVNLLLASRVYCATNKGGMLSDDGRCKTFDQSANGFVRAEGYGAILLKPVSQAKADGDTIYGVIKAAEINHDGQSNSLRAPNLAAQKQLIKTAYKKSNIPTWSVGYIETHGTGTALGDPIEIQALKDAFQELGDKESGEYCALGSVKTNIGHCESAAGIAGLIKVLLSIRHKTIPGVLHFKQLNPYITLQNSPFYVADKHYEWNRFKNSDGAELPLRAGVSSFGFGGSNAHVIIEEYISEKTDAAILPINTNEPVMIVLSARNNERLKDQAQSLLNWLGKQETSGDLINVAYTLQTGREAMDERLGIVAQSVQELKEKLLEFIEGKEEIKNLYRGQVARGKNALAEFVVDEDIADAIESWVEKKKYGKLLDLWVKGFVFDWSKLYSNVNPRRISLPTYPFAKVRYWITESNIQEASYEDKVTRLHPLVHANTSSLAEQCFSSVFSGDEFFLKDHKLKIDGQPEQKVLPGVAYLEMARVAIEQSMPRQSESTIIELRNTVWIQPVIVTANSQVKIALYPNVSDNGLSEEIEYEIYTQDDEQRIVHCQGQAVFVNRPAITEINIELLKGKIGYDSLDVSRLYAAFTQMGILYGPSHRGIISVNKGDNQVLALLRLPSVVEATQKSYLLHPSLMDSALQVSVCLAEDLNKLGNNPPMPFALESIQIMSACPAEVLVWVRYASDSKPEDSVRKYDVDLCDLNGKVCVRMNGFSTRIAESGLGGVNKKPLVQQQMVIKDGLQHLIPVWNPLFIEALTKTILPESLEILLLGGNEGQLSWVKKSYPKARLVQLSTGASIEMIKAKLKGISFDHLLWIAPDVTPGNDQINEADVNIIDKQEDGVLAVFRIIKALLQLGYAEKELYWTIITGKTQKVRDDDAIRPTHAGIFGLVGSLAKEYLHWNIRLLDLKSLQAVSSEECLSLPWDKEGNGFAHRNGEWFTQELAHSGTVPLVNSAYKQRGIYVVIGGAGGVGEVWSKFMIERYQARIIWIGRQEYNSSIEDKIRSLSLLGDAPLYVSADATKFEALEEALEMILKVHPKIDGVVHSAIVLQDQSITQMDESRFRSSLSAKVDISVNMEKVFGRQDLDFMVFFSSLMSFNKSAGQSNYAAGCTFKDSYALHMQHTHAYPIKIVNWGYWGMTGIVTDETYRKRMIQKGIGSIESEEGMEALQNMVGSEVSQMVLHKTLDTQALEDLKVSESVIYYTTSTTLDLSEARVIIDKPSINSNGLKSGMFTAEMEALISEILISSLVSLGLFKGGISKISELPSEKRPAPFYDKWLVSTIDHLQQLGLLNANLTVNKIKKLEEVWVEWESKKSGWIANPDLKAHIVLLEACLKALPNILSGKQPATDVMFPNSSMELVEGIYKKNIVADYYNQVLAETLRACIKQKYQVDKGSKFRILEIGAGTGGTTARLLPMLKEFGDFVEEYCYTDLSKAFLLHAEEHYQPQFPALTTALFDISKPLSQQSQTIQADHYDLVIATNVLHATNNIRKTLRNAKAVLKNHGVILLNEISTWSLFTHLTFGLLDGWWLYEDAALRLPGSPALTSEKWLEVLYGEGFKSTFFPAADVHGFGQQIIAATSDGVVRQQINIQQPKPVIIHNKPTLANITEVVKIKKDSGSHSESLRDKCIPYFQKLVAETLRMSPGQIKPYQPLSEYGLDSILVVQLTNKLRKIFPDITSTLFFEVQTVDGLVDYFIENKKDILLEITSSAINTVESLKVSKPAGEINVQEHKVVVEAKSTQVLRRGRQHSFPMAQTTKFTPSIFDVAIVGVSGRYPQSKNLNEFWLNLSKGLNCISEIPKDRWNWEDYFDPEKGKPGKIYTKWGGFINDIDKFDPLFFKISPKEAKRMDPQERLFLEAAYHAIEDAGYTPENLGDIEKIGVFAGVMNARYTAQPFHYSIANRVSYILNFQGPSLAVDTACSASLTAIHMALESMYSGLTTCAIAGGVNLIIDPVHYTGLSEMTMLSTSNQCKAFGDQADGFVDSEGVGVVILKPLHQAEKDGDHIYGVIKGSAINAGGRTNGYTVPNPKAQAAVVSKALERSNMVAEEISYIEAHGTGTALGDPIEISSLTRSFKETTNKNQFCSIGSVKSNIGHGESAAGIAGLTKVLLQFKYQELVPSLHSNVPNPEIDFSQTPFKVQKSLEKWQRPLQNKNGIIKEIPRTAGISSFGAGGANAHLIVQEYISSKGTSHSNVSNEKNDKVFIPLSARTSEQLKQKAYDLAEYIRDSKKNLQLDSVAYTLQIGRVDMDERVGFMVSTADELLIKLQAYLNGEQDIENMYHGQVKGNKDTLSLFSTDSDLRDAIDKWIAGGKYSKLFDLWVKGLNLDWSKFYGESKPERISLPTYPFARERYWIDTEDTLQQVTKAVASAVIHPLLQVNTSDLLQQSYRSTFNGKEFFFEDCKANTAECAAQKNLLPSVYLEMARVAIEKAMPHGLESRTMELHNIAWGEPFVAADNKEVTITLFAKEMHQVDFEIYSHDNKEEIIHCQGQAIILAKQTAHILGVKQRTNGSSTMIQLPNRLENNLSEYVLHPILMNSALKEANDFIRSSSKNINQTSCLFALDSLYILGNCDKEMFVCVGYSQDNATDDTMIKLDIDLCDQQGDICVAMRGLTYQRDLLNGLENVQKQIMSSLNLPTPKSIQLASKEISFNIQQEKLNKQVQLNELASNLLVALNELAPKEIEPASASKASVTLSDIF, from the coding sequence ATGAAAAGAGGTGAGCTGAAAAATATTCTTGATATTCCTACCGAATCATTTTTAGAACTCTGCGAAAATCATTTCCCAGAAAAGAAACTATTCATTTTTGAAAAAGGGAATGTTGCTGCTGATTTCCTTACTGGTAAAATGTTGGCTCATAAGGCGACAATCCTTGGGAATATTTTACAAATGAAATTAGCTTCGCAAGAGAAGGCACTTGTTATTATGCCTCAAGGACTGGAATATATTTATTCCTTGCTGGCATGCTTTTATGCAAATGTGGTGGCAGTACCTATTCCTGTTTCTGATGTTTTAAGAGCGGATGAGGTAATCGATAAGGTCACTTCTATTCTGAAAGACTCTCAGGCTAAATGCATTATTACCGATGCCAATTCTCAGGAATTTCTAAAAGGTCAAGCTGAGTTCAATTCAATTGAAATATTGAATGCTCATGATCTGGCCCCAATTGATGCGGCTGATTGTCAAGAGAGGTCTCAGCTACCCAGTGATACAGCGATTTTACTTTATACTTCCGGATCTACTTCCAAGCCTAAAGGAGTGATGATAAGCCACTACAACTTAAAGGTCCGAGCTTTGGTCTCTGCCAATCAATGGCAAATGAATCATGAAAGTTGCATAGTAACATGGCTGCCACAATACCATAGCTTTGCACAGGATTTGAATATCTTCTCTCCACTGCTAAAAGGCGCAACAAGTGTTATTCAAACCCCAGGCAATTTTGTCAAGAATCCACAGGATTGGTTAATGGCAATTAGTCGCTATAAAGCTTCACACACAGGAGCTCCAAACTTTGCCTTTGATTATTGCTGTAATTCAATTGATGGTAACACTCTTAAAGGTATTTCATTGGAATCACTGCAATTTATTCTAAGCGGTGGAGAACCGATTCACACACAATCTTGCGAAAATTTTTATAATAAGTTCCAATCGCTTGGACTTAAGAAGAATGTTTTCGCACCAATATATGGCTTATCCGAAATGGGTACAGTTGTGACAAAGACACCTGGAAAGCCAATGCAGATCATTTCTTTAGATGCCGCCAGTCTTCAGCATGGAAGGGTTAAAATTTCAGATTTTAAGGATAAAGCAAAATCATTTACAAGTTGTGGTGAGATTGGTACAGAGGTCGAAATACAAATTGTACATCCAGAAAATCATATACCTTGTTCAATAGAAGAAGTTGGTGAGATTTGGATTAAATCTCCAGCTATCGGACAAGGGTATTTTAATAGAAAGAAAGAAACGGAAGATACATTTGGCGCAAGTCTGAAGGGCAATCCCAATGAAAAATTTTTACGAACCGGAGACTTAGGATTTATTAAAAATAGGCAGCTTTATATTGTTGGTCGGGAAAAAGAGGTCATCATTATTCATGGAAAGAATTATCATCCTGTTGATATTGAATGGACAATTAAAATTAACCTTCCATATCTAATTTTGCCTATCGCTGTCTTCTCTTGTGAAATAGATCAGGAAGAACGTGTAATTGTAGTTCAAGAAATTGAAAGCGAGCAAAGTGAAGCAGATTATAAAAGAATTGCAAAAGAGATCTTGAGTGCCGTTTCACACTCCCATCAGTTGAAGGTTTACGATATTGCCCTGTTGCGGAAAGGTGGCATTCCCCGCACAGGCAGTGGAAAAATTCGAAGAAAAGAATGCTGCAACGACTATGTCAATCAGCATCTTGATCTTCTTTACAAGTACAGGAAACAAAATGCAGAAACATCAATAGGAGCTCAGGAGAAAGCTTCACCTGCTAATAAGGACTTTCTGGAAACATTGAAGAAAGAGGTCTTTGCAAAAGTACTTCACAATGATATTGATAGATTGGATGAAGCTAAGTCATTTAATGAACTCGGGCTGAACTCCATTCAATACATTCAGGTGGCAAAACGGATTGAGGAGTTTTTTAATATTGAGTTCAATCCTGTTATGTTATATGAATATAAAGATTTTACTGCTTTAAGTGACTACATATTCATTCAAAAAAGAGATTTGCAGGATCCCTATACACCTCAAATTAATACAGAAGAAAACACTGAAAACGATCCTTTAAATAATGGTGATAATGAAATTGCCATAATTGGTATAAGTTGTCATTTCCCCGGAGATGCAACTGATGTAGATTCTTTTTGGAATAACTTAATGCAACAAAAGGATTGCATTAGCCCAATTTCAAATAGACCGAGTATCATTAAGGATTATGAAAAATCCCGAGGGAATGGAGAAAATTCATTGCCTAAATGGGGTGGATTTATAAAGGATGTAGATGCATTTGATGCTCCGTTTTTCCATATTTCTACATTGGAAGCTGAAAGTATGGATCCTCAGCAAAGAAAAGTACTGGAGCTTACCTGGAGCGTTATTGAAGATGGAGGATATAATCCTCGTCAAATGTCTGATAAGCAAATAGGTTTGTTTGTCGGCGTTCATACCAATGATTATGCTGAGTTGGTTTCCCGTCAACCTGGACTTATGGAGACTTATGGGGCTTTTCTTGATTCAGGGCTTCATATAAGCATGATCGCAAATCGTGTCTCTCGTCTGTTAGATTTCCATGGTCCAAGTGAAGTAATTAATACAGCTTGTTCAAGTTCTCTAGTAGCCGTGCATCACGCAGTAGAAGCTATATCAAAAGGAGAATGCAATTTAGCTATAGCAGGAGGAGTTAATCTACTTCTTGCTTCACGAGTTTATTGTGCTACAAATAAAGGCGGCATGTTATCTGATGATGGTCGCTGCAAGACTTTTGATCAGAGTGCTAATGGATTTGTTCGGGCAGAAGGTTATGGAGCAATACTGTTGAAGCCAGTCAGTCAGGCAAAGGCTGACGGGGATACAATTTATGGTGTAATCAAAGCTGCTGAAATTAATCATGATGGACAATCCAACTCTTTGCGCGCTCCGAATCTTGCAGCTCAAAAACAACTTATTAAAACTGCTTACAAGAAGTCAAATATACCAACCTGGAGTGTGGGTTATATTGAAACCCATGGAACAGGCACTGCATTAGGCGATCCGATCGAAATACAAGCCCTTAAGGATGCCTTTCAGGAATTGGGAGATAAGGAAAGTGGGGAATATTGTGCTCTTGGATCTGTTAAAACAAACATTGGGCATTGCGAATCGGCAGCAGGAATAGCAGGACTAATCAAAGTATTGTTATCCATCAGACATAAAACGATTCCAGGAGTACTTCATTTTAAACAACTCAATCCATATATAACATTACAAAACAGTCCGTTTTATGTTGCTGATAAGCATTATGAGTGGAATCGATTTAAAAATTCAGACGGTGCAGAATTGCCATTAAGAGCAGGGGTCAGCTCATTTGGCTTTGGAGGATCGAATGCGCATGTGATTATTGAGGAGTATATATCTGAGAAAACAGATGCGGCAATACTTCCAATAAATACAAATGAGCCTGTTATGATCGTATTATCTGCCAGGAATAATGAACGTTTGAAAGATCAGGCCCAAAGCTTATTGAATTGGCTGGGTAAGCAGGAAACAAGTGGTGATTTAATAAATGTCGCATATACCTTACAGACAGGTAGAGAAGCGATGGATGAACGATTAGGGATTGTAGCTCAATCAGTTCAGGAGCTTAAAGAGAAACTGCTGGAATTTATTGAAGGGAAAGAAGAAATAAAAAACCTATATCGTGGACAGGTAGCTCGTGGAAAAAATGCACTGGCTGAATTTGTGGTGGATGAGGATATAGCTGACGCTATAGAATCTTGGGTTGAGAAGAAAAAATATGGAAAGCTTTTGGACTTATGGGTGAAGGGTTTTGTTTTTGACTGGAGCAAGCTATATAGTAATGTAAATCCTCGTCGTATATCATTACCAACTTATCCATTTGCCAAAGTACGTTATTGGATAACAGAATCAAATATTCAAGAGGCTTCTTATGAAGATAAAGTAACCAGGCTTCATCCGTTAGTACATGCCAATACTTCTAGCTTAGCCGAACAGTGCTTTAGTTCAGTATTCAGCGGGGATGAATTTTTCCTTAAAGACCATAAATTAAAAATTGATGGTCAGCCCGAACAGAAAGTCTTGCCGGGAGTGGCTTATCTTGAAATGGCGCGGGTTGCGATAGAGCAATCTATGCCAAGACAATCTGAATCAACTATTATAGAGTTACGAAATACAGTATGGATACAACCTGTTATAGTGACAGCGAATAGTCAGGTCAAAATAGCCTTGTATCCAAATGTTTCTGATAATGGCTTAAGTGAAGAGATAGAATATGAAATTTATACTCAGGATGATGAGCAAAGAATAGTTCATTGTCAAGGTCAAGCTGTATTTGTGAATAGACCAGCGATAACTGAAATAAACATAGAACTTCTCAAAGGCAAGATTGGATATGATTCATTAGATGTCTCCAGGTTGTATGCGGCCTTTACCCAAATGGGTATTCTCTATGGGCCATCTCATCGGGGAATAATATCTGTTAACAAAGGAGACAATCAAGTACTTGCCCTGCTTCGTTTACCGAGTGTAGTAGAAGCAACTCAAAAAAGTTATCTGCTGCATCCAAGTTTAATGGATAGTGCATTACAAGTTTCTGTTTGCTTAGCAGAAGATCTTAATAAATTGGGTAATAATCCCCCAATGCCATTCGCATTAGAATCTATACAGATCATGTCAGCATGTCCGGCAGAAGTATTAGTTTGGGTGCGATATGCGTCAGACAGCAAGCCTGAAGATTCTGTTCGTAAATACGATGTTGACCTTTGTGATCTGAATGGAAAAGTATGCGTCAGGATGAATGGATTTTCCACACGAATTGCAGAAAGCGGGCTTGGAGGTGTTAACAAGAAACCTTTGGTTCAGCAGCAAATGGTGATAAAAGATGGTTTACAGCATTTAATACCGGTTTGGAATCCATTGTTTATTGAGGCACTTACAAAGACTATTCTTCCTGAATCTTTAGAAATACTTCTGCTAGGAGGAAATGAAGGACAGCTGAGCTGGGTGAAGAAATCCTATCCAAAAGCTCGCCTTGTGCAATTGTCTACAGGGGCATCTATTGAAATGATTAAAGCAAAACTAAAGGGAATATCTTTTGACCATTTACTTTGGATTGCACCAGATGTTACTCCTGGAAATGATCAAATTAATGAGGCTGATGTAAATATAATAGATAAGCAAGAAGATGGTGTATTAGCAGTATTCAGAATTATAAAAGCCTTATTACAGCTAGGATATGCAGAAAAGGAGCTTTATTGGACAATCATTACTGGTAAAACGCAGAAAGTCAGAGATGATGATGCAATTAGACCTACTCATGCAGGGATATTTGGACTAGTGGGCAGTTTGGCGAAAGAGTATCTCCATTGGAATATACGGTTGCTTGATTTGAAATCACTTCAAGCTGTGTCTTCTGAAGAATGTCTGTCACTACCTTGGGATAAAGAAGGAAATGGTTTTGCACACAGAAATGGGGAATGGTTTACACAGGAGTTAGCGCATTCGGGAACTGTTCCGCTAGTAAATTCTGCATACAAGCAAAGAGGTATATATGTTGTTATTGGAGGTGCAGGTGGAGTAGGAGAAGTATGGAGCAAGTTTATGATCGAACGATACCAGGCTAGAATTATCTGGATTGGAAGGCAAGAATATAATTCTTCAATAGAAGATAAAATCAGGTCATTAAGCTTGTTGGGCGATGCGCCTCTTTATGTATCTGCTGATGCCACAAAGTTTGAAGCATTAGAGGAGGCATTGGAAATGATCCTTAAAGTTCATCCAAAGATTGATGGAGTTGTCCATTCTGCAATTGTGCTGCAAGATCAGAGCATCACCCAGATGGATGAGTCCAGATTCAGATCCAGTCTATCAGCCAAAGTTGACATAAGTGTAAACATGGAAAAGGTGTTTGGTCGTCAGGATCTCGACTTTATGGTTTTCTTTTCTTCTCTGATGTCCTTTAATAAATCTGCTGGCCAATCCAATTATGCTGCAGGCTGCACATTCAAGGACAGTTATGCACTTCACATGCAACATACTCATGCCTATCCGATAAAAATTGTGAACTGGGGATATTGGGGGATGACAGGTATAGTTACGGATGAGACCTATAGGAAGCGAATGATTCAAAAGGGAATTGGATCAATTGAATCTGAGGAAGGTATGGAAGCCTTGCAAAATATGGTTGGTTCTGAAGTGAGTCAGATGGTATTACATAAAACCCTCGACACACAGGCCCTTGAAGATCTCAAAGTTTCGGAATCAGTAATCTACTATACTACATCAACAACTCTTGACTTATCAGAAGCTAGAGTGATTATAGATAAACCATCCATAAATTCTAATGGCCTGAAGTCAGGGATGTTTACAGCAGAAATGGAAGCTTTGATATCAGAAATTTTGATATCTAGTTTGGTTTCGCTGGGACTATTCAAAGGTGGAATTTCTAAAATAAGTGAGTTACCTTCAGAAAAGCGGCCTGCTCCTTTTTATGATAAATGGCTGGTGTCCACCATAGATCATTTACAACAATTAGGCTTATTAAATGCGAATTTGACTGTTAATAAAATCAAAAAGCTTGAGGAGGTTTGGGTGGAGTGGGAAAGCAAAAAATCTGGATGGATTGCTAATCCAGATCTTAAGGCTCATATAGTCTTATTGGAAGCATGCCTAAAAGCACTACCAAATATCTTGAGTGGCAAACAACCTGCGACAGACGTTATGTTCCCGAATTCTTCCATGGAATTGGTAGAAGGGATTTACAAGAAGAACATAGTTGCAGATTATTACAATCAGGTGCTGGCAGAAACACTGAGGGCATGCATTAAACAAAAGTACCAAGTAGACAAAGGGAGCAAATTCCGTATTCTTGAAATCGGGGCTGGTACAGGAGGTACAACAGCAAGATTATTACCAATGTTAAAAGAGTTTGGTGATTTTGTTGAAGAGTATTGTTACACGGATCTATCAAAGGCTTTTTTACTTCATGCGGAAGAACATTATCAACCTCAGTTTCCAGCCTTGACTACTGCATTATTTGATATTTCCAAACCTTTATCACAACAGTCGCAAACAATTCAAGCGGATCATTATGATTTGGTAATTGCTACCAATGTGTTGCATGCAACAAATAATATCAGAAAGACTTTGCGAAATGCAAAGGCAGTATTAAAAAATCATGGTGTTATTTTGCTTAATGAAATAAGCACATGGTCGCTGTTTACCCACCTTACCTTTGGATTGCTTGACGGATGGTGGTTGTATGAGGATGCAGCATTACGCTTGCCAGGTAGCCCTGCGTTGACATCAGAGAAATGGCTGGAAGTTTTGTATGGAGAAGGATTTAAATCAACATTCTTTCCAGCTGCGGATGTTCATGGATTTGGTCAGCAGATCATAGCTGCAACCAGCGATGGTGTGGTAAGACAACAGATCAATATTCAACAACCAAAACCTGTAATTATTCATAATAAACCTACCTTAGCTAACATAACAGAGGTAGTAAAAATAAAGAAAGATTCTGGCAGCCATTCTGAATCATTGAGAGATAAGTGTATTCCTTATTTTCAAAAGTTGGTTGCGGAGACTTTGAGAATGAGTCCTGGACAGATAAAACCATATCAGCCACTCTCGGAATATGGCCTCGATTCCATTTTGGTTGTTCAGCTTACTAATAAACTTCGGAAAATATTCCCTGATATTACGAGCACTTTGTTTTTTGAAGTGCAGACTGTCGATGGGTTAGTAGATTATTTTATAGAAAACAAAAAAGATATATTACTTGAAATAACTTCCAGTGCAATTAATACTGTTGAATCTCTGAAGGTATCAAAACCTGCTGGGGAGATTAATGTGCAAGAACACAAGGTTGTTGTAGAAGCAAAATCAACACAGGTATTGAGGAGAGGTCGTCAGCATTCTTTCCCGATGGCTCAGACTACAAAATTCACGCCATCGATTTTTGATGTTGCAATTGTAGGTGTAAGCGGAAGATATCCTCAATCAAAGAACCTGAATGAATTCTGGTTGAATTTATCGAAGGGATTAAACTGTATTTCTGAAATCCCTAAAGACCGTTGGAATTGGGAAGATTATTTTGATCCGGAGAAAGGAAAGCCTGGGAAAATTTATACTAAGTGGGGTGGCTTCATAAATGACATAGACAAATTTGACCCATTGTTTTTTAAAATTTCTCCCAAAGAGGCGAAACGTATGGATCCTCAGGAAAGATTATTCCTGGAAGCCGCTTACCATGCAATAGAAGATGCTGGTTATACTCCTGAGAATTTAGGTGATATTGAGAAAATCGGTGTATTTGCAGGTGTCATGAATGCAAGGTATACAGCTCAACCTTTTCATTATTCTATCGCCAACAGAGTATCATATATTTTAAATTTCCAAGGTCCTTCTTTAGCAGTAGATACCGCATGCTCAGCCTCCCTAACAGCTATTCACATGGCCTTGGAAAGCATGTATAGTGGTTTGACCACTTGTGCAATTGCAGGAGGTGTCAATCTGATTATAGATCCAGTGCATTATACAGGTCTGTCAGAAATGACCATGTTATCGACAAGCAATCAATGCAAAGCATTTGGTGATCAGGCTGATGGGTTTGTCGACTCTGAAGGTGTTGGGGTTGTTATTCTAAAACCTTTACATCAGGCAGAAAAGGATGGAGATCATATATATGGAGTCATAAAAGGAAGTGCTATCAATGCAGGTGGAAGGACAAACGGATATACAGTTCCGAATCCTAAAGCTCAGGCTGCAGTGGTCTCCAAAGCTTTGGAACGCTCCAACATGGTTGCAGAAGAGATTAGTTACATTGAAGCACATGGGACAGGCACAGCGCTGGGAGATCCTATCGAGATTTCCAGCTTAACCCGTAGTTTTAAAGAGACCACAAATAAAAATCAGTTTTGTTCTATAGGATCTGTAAAATCAAACATTGGTCATGGTGAATCAGCTGCAGGTATTGCCGGATTAACCAAGGTATTACTTCAGTTTAAGTATCAGGAACTAGTTCCTTCACTTCATTCCAATGTCCCTAATCCGGAGATTGATTTCAGTCAGACTCCGTTTAAAGTGCAGAAGAGTTTGGAGAAATGGCAGCGCCCATTACAAAATAAAAACGGAATTATCAAGGAGATACCACGTACTGCTGGAATTTCATCATTCGGAGCAGGTGGAGCAAATGCTCACCTAATAGTTCAGGAGTATATCTCATCAAAAGGAACAAGTCATTCTAATGTTTCCAATGAAAAGAATGATAAGGTCTTCATTCCTCTGTCTGCGAGGACATCAGAACAATTAAAGCAAAAGGCTTATGATTTAGCAGAGTATATTCGTGATTCTAAAAAGAACCTTCAATTAGACTCAGTGGCATATACTTTACAAATTGGAAGGGTTGATATGGATGAGAGGGTTGGATTTATGGTCTCCACTGCAGATGAATTGTTGATCAAACTTCAGGCATATCTAAATGGCGAACAGGATATTGAAAATATGTATCATGGACAAGTTAAAGGTAACAAAGATACTTTGTCCTTATTTAGCACTGATTCTGATCTAAGAGATGCAATTGATAAATGGATAGCAGGTGGAAAGTATTCAAAATTATTTGATCTATGGGTTAAAGGATTGAATCTGGATTGGAGTAAGTTTTACGGAGAAAGCAAGCCGGAGCGTATCAGTCTTCCTACCTATCCGTTTGCAAGAGAACGTTACTGGATTGATACGGAAGATACACTGCAACAGGTTACCAAGGCTGTTGCATCTGCCGTTATTCATCCTTTGTTACAGGTGAATACTTCAGATTTATTGCAGCAAAGCTACCGCTCAACTTTTAATGGTAAAGAATTTTTCTTTGAGGATTGTAAAGCAAACACTGCTGAATGTGCAGCTCAAAAAAATCTTTTGCCCTCAGTATATTTGGAAATGGCGAGGGTGGCAATAGAAAAAGCAATGCCTCATGGATTGGAATCAAGGACTATGGAACTGCATAATATAGCTTGGGGAGAACCATTTGTTGCTGCAGATAACAAAGAAGTTACTATAACATTGTTTGCAAAAGAGATGCATCAGGTTGACTTTGAAATTTACAGTCATGATAATAAAGAAGAAATCATCCACTGTCAGGGCCAAGCTATTATCCTTGCAAAGCAGACAGCACATATCCTTGGTGTAAAGCAAAGAACTAACGGATCTTCGACAATGATTCAGTTGCCTAACAGATTGGAAAATAATCTTAGCGAATATGTTTTGCATCCAATCCTGATGAATAGTGCCTTAAAAGAAGCAAATGATTTCATAAGAAGTTCTTCTAAAAATATTAATCAGACATCATGCCTTTTTGCTTTAGATTCACTTTACATACTAGGCAATTGTGATAAAGAAATGTTTGTTTGCGTCGGATATTCTCAAGACAATGCTACTGATGATACAATGATCAAACTTGATATTGACCTTTGTGATCAACAAGGTGATATATGTGTAGCTATGCGAGGCCTCACATACCAAAGAGACTTACTTAATGGATTAGAAAATGTTCAGAAGCAGATAATGTCATCATTGAATCTTCCAACTCCTAAATCAATTCAGCTAGCGTCAAAGGAAATCTCTTTCAATATTCAACAAGAAAAATTGAACAAGCAGGTACAATTAAATGAACTAGCCAGTAATTTATTAGTTGCTTTGAACGAATTAGCACCAAAGGAAATTGAGCCTGCTTCCGCAAGCAAAGCGTCAGTTACTCTTTCAGATATTTTTTAG